A single region of the Microlunatus panaciterrae genome encodes:
- the pglZ gene encoding BREX-1 system phosphatase PglZ type A, which yields MSSLSAVLPHLEQRFESQRLVFWHDADGEYASELDALDVAGVTTLRVENNEYAVKNRVLHDEPTGKFLIYRGAPVPPGIGNWLLDLELAYGVFTADRTTLVRQGLGLTGSGIDAVIRDHEKFFRAAKRVQSLRALLTAEDNADRLRAKMCAVLLGQREHSMLELTRALLTENARDDRDKYEALAEQGLDSFHWAGVAKIYGYEASEPSVDDFVLWIFRQAINGFASDTPAALRNIQLDFASLRNDRRSADALAMLARRASESLDYASSIEDAELSELVGNDLFEDVERKVISTLARAIVERTMSAREVFETIRARQSSIWVDSYRELYAALGAASDVLSELATEKFEITSFDEGLDRYRKSWFRIDQLYRQFHFAARTTEYAGPLEVLRVEVEKHYANRFLYELGTTWQQQVDAVDNWRSVTLRPQTRFFADHVEPIIRKGNRKAVVIISDALRYEVADELRSRIRQEDRFDATLEAVLGVLPSYTQLGMAALLPHKKLGHSHGGDPVLVDGQRSDGTGNRNKVLALVDGFAIQAEEVLSMPRAELRELYGAHQVLYVYHDRIDAVGDKARTERQVFEAANDALRDLVDLIKRLTNANATNILVTADHGFLYQDTALADAFYLSTKPQGDDLVVTNRRYVLGRGLKDDPAFRKFQPEQLGLSSDLEVQIPKSIHRLKLPGAGSRFVHGGASLQEVVVPVLTVNKKRKSDTRLVNVEVLPETDKITTGQLVVKLFQSEPVSEKVQPRTLRAGIYVGETLISNQSELIFDQPSDDKRDRYQSARMLLSQDANEFNNRSVEFRLEEQIPNTTQWRVYQRAQYLLKRSFTSDFDF from the coding sequence GTGAGTTCACTTAGCGCGGTCCTCCCGCACCTGGAGCAGCGGTTCGAGTCGCAGCGGCTCGTCTTCTGGCATGACGCCGACGGCGAGTACGCCTCCGAGCTCGACGCCCTGGACGTCGCCGGTGTCACCACGTTGCGGGTGGAGAACAACGAGTACGCGGTGAAGAACAGAGTGCTCCATGATGAGCCGACCGGCAAGTTTCTCATCTACCGCGGAGCCCCCGTGCCGCCCGGTATAGGGAACTGGCTTCTCGATCTTGAACTGGCGTATGGGGTATTCACCGCCGACCGGACGACGCTGGTGCGTCAGGGGCTCGGCCTCACCGGCAGCGGGATCGACGCGGTGATCCGGGACCATGAGAAGTTCTTCCGCGCCGCGAAGCGGGTTCAGAGCCTCAGGGCACTGCTCACGGCCGAAGATAACGCGGACCGGCTGCGCGCCAAGATGTGCGCGGTGCTGCTTGGTCAGCGCGAACACAGCATGCTGGAACTCACGCGCGCCCTGCTGACCGAGAACGCGCGCGACGACCGCGACAAGTACGAGGCCCTAGCCGAGCAGGGACTCGACAGTTTCCATTGGGCCGGCGTCGCCAAGATTTACGGCTACGAGGCGAGCGAACCCAGCGTCGATGACTTCGTGCTGTGGATATTCCGCCAGGCGATCAACGGGTTCGCGTCGGACACCCCTGCCGCCCTGCGCAACATCCAGCTCGACTTCGCGAGCCTGCGCAACGACCGCCGCAGCGCTGACGCCCTTGCCATGCTGGCACGGCGGGCCTCGGAGAGCCTGGATTACGCCAGCAGCATCGAAGACGCCGAACTCTCTGAACTCGTCGGGAACGATCTTTTCGAGGACGTAGAACGCAAGGTCATCAGCACCCTCGCTCGCGCCATCGTCGAGCGGACGATGAGTGCGCGCGAGGTGTTCGAGACCATCCGTGCTCGCCAAAGCAGCATCTGGGTTGATAGTTATCGGGAACTGTATGCGGCGCTCGGCGCGGCCTCCGACGTGCTGAGTGAACTCGCGACCGAGAAGTTCGAGATCACCTCGTTCGACGAGGGTCTCGACCGGTACCGCAAGAGTTGGTTCCGCATCGACCAGCTCTACCGGCAGTTCCACTTCGCCGCCCGCACGACCGAGTACGCCGGCCCGCTCGAAGTTCTCCGGGTCGAGGTGGAGAAGCACTACGCGAACCGGTTCCTCTACGAACTCGGCACCACCTGGCAGCAGCAGGTCGACGCGGTGGATAACTGGCGGTCGGTGACGCTGCGTCCGCAGACGAGGTTCTTCGCCGATCACGTCGAGCCGATCATCCGGAAGGGCAACCGGAAGGCCGTCGTCATCATCTCTGACGCTCTGCGCTACGAGGTCGCCGACGAGCTTCGCTCACGCATCCGCCAAGAAGACCGGTTCGACGCAACGCTCGAAGCGGTGCTCGGCGTCCTCCCGAGCTACACCCAACTCGGCATGGCCGCCCTCCTGCCGCACAAGAAGCTGGGCCACTCCCACGGTGGGGACCCGGTGCTCGTCGACGGCCAGCGTTCCGACGGAACAGGGAACCGCAATAAGGTGCTTGCTCTGGTAGATGGGTTCGCGATCCAGGCAGAGGAAGTCCTCTCCATGCCGCGCGCCGAGCTGCGGGAGCTATATGGCGCGCATCAGGTGCTGTACGTGTACCACGACCGGATCGACGCAGTGGGTGACAAAGCCCGCACCGAACGCCAGGTGTTCGAGGCCGCCAATGACGCTCTGCGCGATCTGGTCGACCTCATCAAACGTCTGACCAACGCGAACGCGACGAACATCCTCGTGACCGCCGACCACGGCTTCCTCTACCAAGACACCGCGCTCGCCGATGCGTTCTACCTTTCCACCAAGCCCCAGGGCGACGACCTCGTGGTGACGAACCGCCGATACGTACTGGGGCGAGGCCTCAAGGACGATCCCGCATTCCGAAAGTTCCAGCCTGAACAGCTCGGGCTCAGCAGCGATCTCGAAGTGCAGATTCCCAAGTCAATCCACCGGCTCAAGCTGCCCGGCGCAGGCTCACGGTTCGTCCACGGCGGCGCCTCACTCCAGGAGGTCGTCGTGCCGGTGCTGACGGTCAACAAGAAGCGTAAGAGCGATACTCGTCTGGTCAACGTGGAGGTCTTGCCGGAGACCGACAAGATCACCACGGGTCAACTTGTCGTGAAACTCTTCCAGTCCGAGCCCGTCAGCGAAAAGGTGCAGCCGCGCACGCTTCGGGCAGGCATTTACGTCGGTGAGACGTTGATCTCGAACCAGTCCGAGCTGATCTTCGACCAGCCGTCCGACGACAAGCGCGACCGCTACCAGAGCGCACGGATGCTGCTCAGCCAGGACGCGAACGAGTTCAACAACCGCTCCGTCGAGTTCCGCCTCGAAGAGCAGATACCCAACACCACCCAGTGGCGCGTCTACCAGCGGGCTCAGTACTTGCTCAAGCGCTCGTTCACGTCGGACTTCGATTTCTAG
- the pglX gene encoding BREX-1 system adenine-specific DNA-methyltransferase PglX: METAPLKSFATWARRELITQVSARLTAVLAPASPERVEKPRAVTMLERDIAAAGGGAKGKDAVADKVAYTWFNRIIALRFMDANGYTGVGAVSPAHGQQTGQPEVLADAKRGNIDPAVVSNKRTLDTIIGLLDGTRPSADAQGEAYTLLLAEYCRYWNRSMPFMFEREGDYTELLIPANLLAADSILTRATAVLTQEVSRDVEVIGWLYQFYISERKSEVFAEFKKGKKAGATEIPAATQLFTPHWIVRYLVENSLGRLWMLNHPSSRLADQMDYYIAPVDEETDFLKISSPEELKVIDPACGSGHMLTYAFNLLYAIYEEEGYAPSEIPEVILTHNLYGTEIDPRAGALAAFALTMKARAKQRTFLNKPVAPNVCVLDPIRFTPDEIDFLLARGGDKHAESAFWNQFEHADTFGALIQPNPELTVHLKQHITQLDDGGDILLANLLDCAGRVIAQAEYLSQRYHVAVTNPPYMVLRNMGDRLATFVKARFPEAPSDLWAAFIIRARRLVVPSGFTAMITMQKWMFGSSYRDLRQGVLNGGSIASLIQLGPGAFDSIGGEVVSTAAFVLTGDGVSGVVGEFLDLTLAPNEVGKRRLLELGVGDASRRFRASVDQFRMVPGLPVAYWIPERVARSFEGKASFGSRAELKSGVSTGDNSRFQRCWHEVSFGRIAPIGSRDSASKFRWAPCNSGGEPRRWYGNNTVVMDWEDAGMRIRQHPGSAPRNLEYQGREGITYTKNGGATFATRYSPAGFVFDDTGRMIFPRSAAAISEVLAFTNSVVAQLYLDIMSPGLSYTSTEIGNMPSLDFEASQVSNRVERAIEISRNDWDSREHSWGFDVSPALTAHRESGATLAASCSASIRDGRALTVELRGLEAANNEFYSKLYGLDGEVETDVAEAQITLFRNPAFVVPNAVTDAERDLGAVRILVGDLVSYSVGCMFGRYSLDEPGLLLADQGSTVQDYLTKVPVPTLVPDADNVLPIVDGDWFEDDIVARFRQFLRAAFGEQHFEENLRFVEETLGVKALREYFITRAGRSKFYDDHVQRYKKRPIYWLFSSPKGSFNALIYMHRYTPSTVSTVLNEYLREFESKLEANLQHQDRLAAGDGTPREKAAALKESDRLRKVLLELGEYEHDVLYPLASQQIAIDLDDGVRANYPKLYPALKKITGLESADE, encoded by the coding sequence ATGGAAACCGCACCGCTGAAGAGCTTCGCCACCTGGGCCAGGCGCGAACTCATCACCCAGGTCAGCGCCCGACTGACCGCCGTGCTCGCCCCAGCCTCACCGGAGCGGGTCGAGAAACCGCGTGCCGTCACCATGCTCGAACGCGACATCGCAGCTGCCGGCGGCGGAGCCAAGGGCAAGGACGCGGTCGCCGACAAGGTCGCCTACACCTGGTTCAACCGCATCATCGCGCTGCGTTTCATGGACGCCAACGGCTACACCGGCGTCGGCGCCGTCTCACCCGCTCATGGCCAGCAGACCGGACAACCAGAGGTACTCGCCGACGCCAAGCGCGGCAACATCGACCCCGCCGTTGTTAGCAACAAGCGCACCCTTGACACGATCATCGGACTCCTCGACGGCACCCGTCCCAGCGCAGACGCCCAAGGCGAGGCGTACACACTTCTGCTCGCGGAGTACTGCCGCTATTGGAACCGCTCCATGCCATTCATGTTCGAGCGTGAAGGCGATTACACCGAACTCCTCATCCCCGCGAACCTCCTCGCCGCGGACTCCATCCTCACCCGGGCCACTGCGGTGCTCACTCAGGAGGTCTCCCGGGATGTCGAGGTGATCGGCTGGCTGTACCAGTTCTACATCTCTGAGCGGAAAAGTGAAGTCTTCGCAGAGTTCAAGAAAGGGAAGAAGGCTGGCGCTACCGAGATTCCCGCCGCGACCCAGTTGTTTACCCCGCACTGGATCGTCCGCTACCTCGTCGAGAACTCCCTCGGCCGCCTCTGGATGCTCAACCACCCCTCCTCCCGGCTCGCCGACCAGATGGACTACTACATCGCACCAGTCGACGAAGAGACCGACTTCCTCAAGATCAGCAGCCCCGAGGAGTTGAAGGTCATCGACCCGGCCTGCGGCTCCGGCCACATGCTTACCTACGCCTTCAACCTGCTCTACGCGATCTACGAGGAAGAGGGCTACGCCCCATCTGAGATTCCTGAGGTGATCCTCACTCACAACCTCTACGGCACTGAGATCGACCCACGTGCCGGAGCGCTGGCGGCGTTCGCTTTGACCATGAAGGCCCGCGCCAAGCAGCGGACGTTCTTAAACAAGCCAGTCGCGCCCAACGTCTGCGTCCTCGACCCGATCCGGTTCACGCCAGACGAGATCGACTTCCTGCTGGCCCGCGGCGGCGACAAGCACGCCGAGTCGGCCTTCTGGAACCAGTTCGAGCACGCCGACACGTTCGGGGCGCTCATCCAGCCTAACCCGGAGCTGACCGTTCACCTCAAGCAGCACATCACCCAGCTCGACGACGGTGGGGACATCCTCCTGGCCAACTTGCTGGACTGCGCAGGACGGGTCATAGCCCAGGCCGAATACCTCAGCCAGCGCTACCACGTTGCGGTGACAAACCCGCCCTACATGGTTCTGCGCAACATGGGCGACCGGTTGGCAACCTTCGTGAAGGCCCGTTTCCCGGAAGCACCATCGGATTTGTGGGCTGCCTTCATCATCCGTGCCCGCAGGTTGGTCGTTCCGAGTGGGTTCACGGCAATGATCACCATGCAGAAGTGGATGTTCGGATCATCCTATCGGGATCTCCGGCAGGGCGTGTTGAATGGGGGGTCCATTGCATCACTTATTCAACTCGGGCCTGGCGCGTTCGACTCCATTGGCGGCGAAGTTGTTTCGACAGCGGCGTTCGTTTTGACCGGCGATGGCGTGTCGGGGGTAGTCGGCGAATTTCTCGACTTGACGCTCGCGCCAAACGAGGTGGGCAAGCGGCGTCTTCTTGAACTTGGCGTTGGGGACGCTTCGCGTCGCTTCCGAGCCTCAGTAGATCAATTTCGGATGGTCCCGGGTTTGCCGGTTGCTTACTGGATTCCGGAGAGGGTTGCGAGGTCTTTCGAGGGAAAGGCGTCGTTTGGTTCGCGAGCGGAGCTCAAGTCGGGCGTTTCGACCGGGGACAACTCGCGATTCCAACGGTGTTGGCATGAAGTTTCCTTCGGCCGAATAGCCCCAATTGGCTCCAGAGACAGCGCGTCGAAGTTTCGCTGGGCGCCGTGCAACAGCGGGGGTGAGCCTCGCAGGTGGTACGGGAACAACACCGTGGTTATGGACTGGGAGGACGCTGGCATGCGTATCCGACAGCATCCTGGTTCCGCGCCGCGAAATCTGGAGTACCAAGGCCGTGAGGGAATCACCTACACGAAGAACGGTGGCGCCACCTTCGCAACCCGCTATTCGCCCGCCGGGTTCGTATTCGATGACACAGGCAGGATGATATTCCCGCGAAGTGCAGCGGCAATAAGCGAGGTGTTGGCGTTCACGAACTCGGTCGTGGCTCAACTTTACCTTGACATCATGTCCCCAGGGCTGAGTTACACGAGTACCGAGATCGGGAATATGCCCAGCCTTGACTTTGAAGCGTCCCAAGTGTCGAATCGCGTGGAACGTGCAATAGAGATATCGCGCAATGATTGGGATTCGCGCGAGCACTCCTGGGGGTTTGATGTGTCGCCAGCCCTCACGGCACATCGAGAATCGGGAGCGACGCTAGCTGCTTCATGCTCAGCGTCAATCAGAGACGGTCGAGCACTGACGGTGGAGCTTCGTGGCCTGGAAGCGGCCAACAACGAGTTCTACTCGAAGCTGTACGGTCTTGATGGCGAGGTGGAAACGGACGTTGCAGAGGCTCAGATCACGCTCTTCCGTAATCCGGCGTTCGTGGTTCCAAATGCGGTGACAGATGCCGAGCGTGATCTGGGAGCTGTTCGGATTCTCGTTGGGGACCTCGTCTCCTATTCCGTGGGCTGCATGTTCGGTCGCTATAGCCTCGACGAACCCGGCCTCCTCCTCGCCGATCAAGGATCAACGGTGCAGGACTACCTCACGAAGGTGCCGGTGCCGACCCTCGTCCCCGATGCAGACAACGTTCTTCCGATCGTCGATGGTGACTGGTTCGAGGATGACATCGTTGCGCGGTTCCGCCAGTTCCTGCGGGCGGCGTTTGGGGAGCAGCACTTCGAGGAGAACCTTCGGTTCGTTGAGGAGACGCTTGGGGTCAAGGCGCTGCGAGAGTACTTCATCACTCGGGCCGGTCGGTCGAAGTTCTACGACGATCACGTGCAGCGGTACAAGAAGCGCCCGATCTACTGGCTGTTCTCCAGTCCGAAAGGGTCGTTCAACGCGCTGATCTACATGCACCGCTACACCCCGTCCACCGTCTCGACGGTGTTGAACGAGTACCTGCGCGAGTTCGAGTCGAAGCTGGAGGCGAACCTCCAGCACCAGGATCGTCTCGCCGCCGGAGACGGCACGCCACGCGAGAAGGCTGCGGCGCTAAAAGAGTCTGATCGGCTCCGTAAGGTGCTACTGGAGCTGGGCGAGTACGAGCACGATGTGCTCTACCCGTTGGCATCGCAGCAGATCGCGATCGACCTCGATGACGGGGTGAGGGCCAACTATCCGAAGCTCTACCCGGCCCTCAAGAAGATCACAGGGTTGGAGTCTGCCGATGAGTGA